The following are from one region of the Isoalcanivorax indicus genome:
- a CDS encoding ABC1 kinase family protein, protein MPSSSARPAASTPRLIWHGRSRYVRVLGTIRQLQQALWLHRDLLRASSEADRMPLHQDVADAFAALCRRNGGAWIKFAQFLSCRPDLLPPPYIAAFTALREDAPSAHFDDVQPWLEELLGKDWAQTFSAFNIIPVASASIAQVHRACLADGTEVAVKLQLPRVRQEFYEDAAALRALSRVLAPLLREIDLRQVVNQLITTTERELDFTEEARHLEAFAALPHRAGIRVPKVFPQLCSERLLVTEWMEGPSLSQVLESEDDARIRPLLETLLDSTLQQVLEFGLFHADPHPGNFIVTAPDTLAVLDMGAVENLTPEARLQYTALLMRLLGQGEAPLQPLFEAAGFGGVDEARLQALSQALVDAQTRDDTLVDNLRTLMDEFRRLRLVIPDPFVAMVRVLITIGGLMTRHQIPFRMRG, encoded by the coding sequence ATGCCATCATCATCCGCCCGTCCAGCGGCCAGCACGCCGCGTCTCATCTGGCACGGGCGCAGTCGCTATGTACGGGTGCTGGGCACCATTCGCCAGTTGCAGCAGGCCCTGTGGCTGCATCGGGACCTGTTGCGTGCCAGCAGCGAAGCCGACCGCATGCCGCTGCATCAGGACGTGGCCGATGCCTTTGCCGCGCTGTGTCGGCGCAACGGCGGCGCCTGGATCAAGTTTGCCCAGTTCCTGAGCTGTCGCCCGGATCTGCTGCCGCCGCCCTATATCGCGGCCTTCACCGCCCTGCGCGAGGACGCGCCCAGCGCCCATTTCGATGACGTGCAGCCCTGGCTGGAAGAACTGCTCGGCAAGGACTGGGCGCAGACCTTCAGCGCCTTCAACATTATTCCGGTCGCCTCGGCCTCTATCGCCCAGGTACACCGCGCCTGCCTGGCCGACGGCACCGAAGTCGCGGTCAAGTTGCAACTGCCCCGGGTACGCCAGGAATTCTACGAAGATGCCGCCGCTCTGCGTGCGCTGAGCCGGGTGCTGGCACCTTTGCTGCGGGAAATCGACCTGCGCCAGGTGGTCAACCAGCTGATCACCACCACCGAACGTGAGCTGGATTTCACCGAAGAAGCGCGCCACCTGGAAGCCTTTGCCGCCCTGCCCCACCGCGCCGGCATCCGGGTACCGAAAGTCTTCCCGCAACTGTGCAGCGAACGCCTGCTGGTGACCGAGTGGATGGAAGGCCCGAGCCTGTCACAGGTACTGGAAAGCGAGGACGATGCGCGTATTCGTCCTCTGCTGGAAACCCTGCTCGACAGCACCTTGCAGCAGGTCCTGGAATTCGGCCTGTTCCACGCCGACCCGCACCCGGGCAATTTCATTGTCACCGCCCCGGACACTCTGGCAGTGCTGGATATGGGGGCCGTGGAAAACCTGACCCCCGAGGCACGCCTGCAGTACACCGCCTTGCTGATGCGCCTGCTGGGCCAGGGGGAGGCACCGCTGCAGCCCCTGTTCGAGGCCGCCGGCTTCGGCGGTGTGGACGAGGCACGATTGCAGGCACTGTCTCAGGCATTGGTTGATGCCCAGACCCGCGACGACACCCTGGTGGACAACCTGCGCACGCTGATGGATGAATTCCGCCGCCTGCGCCTGGTGATCCCCGACCCCTTCGTGGCCATGGTGCGCGTGCTGATCACCATCGGCGGCCTGATGACCCGTCACCAGATCCCCTTCCGGATGCGAGGTTGA
- a CDS encoding PA4642 family protein, whose translation MSERKDKKKVIGEPMTDEQIKVFLDIEPESGLNADFHALQRAYRSLREEDFDRFLGFFTAAGRNPAATDPQGRTLASIVSQHVRHAAYAEILKRHGG comes from the coding sequence ATGAGCGAACGCAAGGACAAGAAGAAAGTCATCGGCGAACCGATGACCGACGAGCAGATCAAGGTGTTTCTGGACATCGAACCGGAAAGCGGCCTGAACGCAGACTTCCATGCCTTGCAGCGCGCTTACCGCAGCCTGCGCGAAGAAGACTTTGACCGCTTCCTGGGCTTTTTCACCGCCGCCGGCCGCAACCCGGCTGCCACCGACCCGCAGGGTCGTACCCTGGCCAGTATCGTGAGCCAGCATGTCCGTCATGCGGCCTACGCAGAGATCCTCAAGCGCCACGGCGGCTGA
- a CDS encoding class I SAM-dependent methyltransferase: MGWYADTLFPPLLDWATRPLNRDRDALLAGARGRVLELGVGTGANFGRYTASATEIHGIEPGAAMLAKAQATAAALPNPGRFHLIEAGAEALPYPDHHFDTVIACLVFCTIPDREAAAREVARVLHPDGQLLVLEHVQSERPLTRRVQHGLNPVWRHLACGCQLTRDTGTLLADHGFDTSALRRWRHPKLPGFAGELLQGIATRRI; encoded by the coding sequence ATGGGCTGGTACGCCGACACGCTGTTTCCGCCCCTGCTGGACTGGGCCACCCGGCCGCTGAACCGTGATCGTGACGCCCTGCTGGCCGGGGCGCGCGGTCGCGTACTGGAACTGGGCGTCGGCACCGGCGCCAACTTCGGTCGTTACACCGCTTCAGCCACCGAAATACACGGCATCGAACCCGGTGCCGCCATGCTCGCCAAGGCACAGGCCACAGCGGCCGCCCTGCCGAACCCGGGACGTTTTCATCTGATCGAAGCGGGCGCTGAAGCCCTGCCCTACCCGGATCATCACTTCGACACCGTGATTGCCTGTCTGGTGTTCTGCACCATCCCCGACCGTGAGGCCGCCGCCCGCGAAGTCGCCCGCGTACTGCACCCCGACGGCCAGTTACTGGTGCTGGAACACGTACAGAGCGAGCGACCGCTGACCCGTCGCGTGCAGCACGGCCTGAACCCGGTGTGGCGACATCTGGCCTGCGGCTGCCAGTTGACCCGCGACACCGGCACCCTGCTGGCCGACCACGGCTTTGACACCTCCGCCCTGCGCCGCTGGCGCCACCCCAAATTGCCCGGCTTCGCCGGTGAACTGCTCCAGGGTATCGCCACCCGCAGGATCTGA
- a CDS encoding HAMP domain-containing histidine kinase, producing MLSHWNDPRAWRRRLLYLRGGLVTALGLLFLVADMQAASPIPTVLALFWLGLLWLPSLLFLATRNRPGRQQWPLLWLDVLLDQLLFLALLHQLGGSTNPLAFYLLLPVLVAAMALPLTASAAQTLIAVTGYGLTLHWHQVPGHGTHLHALTHDMHPDHGVGMWLAFSLVAVVLTALGHLLRQSQQRSLRHQGTALALALQRERMYQVGATLADRAHELNTPLSTLLLLSDDLASRDGMPEDCREDLDQISALSRRIAALLRPPASNAEDNSAKRPLSELCQELAATLRHLAPSMRVTWEGPDDPVLGNIATWQRVLANLGYNACDAGASRLQVACRRDGDVILVQISDDGPRQTAQRDRDGLGIGLALVETSLAALGATLTLDFDHRWTQARIALPARHTD from the coding sequence ATGCTGAGCCACTGGAACGATCCCCGCGCCTGGCGCCGTCGACTGCTGTACCTGCGCGGCGGGCTGGTCACCGCGCTGGGCCTGCTGTTTCTGGTGGCCGACATGCAAGCCGCCTCACCGATTCCCACGGTGCTGGCGCTGTTCTGGCTGGGTCTGCTGTGGCTGCCGTCGCTGTTGTTCCTGGCCACCCGCAACCGCCCCGGACGCCAGCAATGGCCGCTGCTGTGGCTGGACGTGCTGCTGGATCAACTGCTGTTCCTGGCGCTGCTGCACCAGCTCGGTGGCTCCACCAATCCGCTCGCCTTCTATCTGCTGTTGCCGGTACTGGTGGCCGCCATGGCCCTGCCGCTGACCGCCAGCGCTGCCCAGACGCTGATCGCCGTCACCGGCTATGGCCTGACCCTGCACTGGCATCAGGTGCCCGGCCATGGCACCCACCTGCATGCCCTGACCCACGACATGCATCCGGATCACGGTGTCGGCATGTGGCTGGCCTTCAGCCTGGTGGCCGTGGTGCTGACCGCCCTGGGGCACCTGTTGCGACAAAGCCAGCAGCGCAGCCTGCGGCATCAGGGCACTGCGCTGGCCCTGGCGCTGCAACGCGAACGTATGTACCAGGTGGGTGCCACCCTGGCAGACCGGGCCCATGAACTGAACACACCGCTGTCGACGCTGCTGCTGCTGTCCGACGATCTGGCCAGCCGCGACGGCATGCCGGAGGATTGCCGCGAAGATCTGGATCAGATCAGCGCCCTGAGCCGCCGCATTGCGGCCTTGCTGCGCCCCCCCGCCAGCAATGCGGAGGACAACAGCGCGAAACGCCCCCTGTCCGAGCTGTGTCAGGAACTGGCCGCCACGCTGCGCCATCTGGCCCCATCGATGCGGGTCACCTGGGAAGGCCCCGACGATCCGGTGCTGGGCAACATCGCCACCTGGCAGCGCGTGCTGGCCAACCTGGGCTATAACGCCTGCGATGCCGGGGCCAGCCGGTTGCAGGTCGCCTGCCGCCGCGACGGGGATGTTATCCTTGTGCAGATCAGCGACGATGGCCCGCGACAGACCGCGCAGCGCGACCGCGACGGCCTGGGTATCGGCCTGGCGCTGGTGGAAACCAGCCTGGCCGCCCTCGGCGCCACCCTGACCCTGGATTTCGACCACCGCTGGACACAGGCCCGCATTGCCCTGCCAGCGCGCCACACTGACTGA
- a CDS encoding response regulator transcription factor: MQHLLVVEDDTALRTQMQRLLTRRGFTVGSAEDAETCRAWLTQHNTSLDAAILDLSLGEDNGLDLIAPILAHSPGCRVLVLTGYGSIPTAVTATRRGACNYLTKPASLDDILAALATDNLGATPALPSSPPSLERLEWEHIQRVLEDHDGNISAAARALGIHRRTLQRRLKKRPSAMDFARDFGAVDDLPE; the protein is encoded by the coding sequence ATGCAGCATCTGCTGGTTGTGGAAGATGACACCGCGCTGCGCACCCAGATGCAGCGGCTGCTGACGCGCCGGGGGTTCACCGTGGGCAGCGCCGAAGACGCCGAGACCTGCCGGGCCTGGTTGACACAGCACAACACCTCACTGGATGCCGCCATCCTTGACCTGAGTCTGGGAGAGGACAACGGCCTCGACCTGATTGCCCCGATCCTCGCCCATTCCCCGGGCTGCCGGGTGCTAGTGCTGACCGGCTACGGCAGCATCCCCACCGCCGTCACCGCCACCCGGCGCGGGGCCTGCAACTACCTGACCAAACCCGCCAGCCTGGATGACATCCTGGCGGCCCTGGCCACCGACAACCTCGGCGCCACCCCGGCCCTGCCCAGTTCGCCCCCCTCACTGGAGCGGCTGGAATGGGAGCACATCCAGCGGGTGCTGGAAGATCACGACGGCAACATCTCCGCCGCCGCCCGGGCCCTGGGCATCCACCGCCGTACCCTGCAGCGACGCCTGAAAAAAAGGCCCAGCGCCATGGATTTTGCACGGGATTTCGGTGCCGTGGATGACCTGCCTGAATGA
- a CDS encoding autotransporter assembly complex protein TamA, giving the protein MPRIRIQPGRILALLALLWAGQAMANSPTVRVSGGDDAVQDNIRAHISVSSEPCDLPAWRERAMLRNARQNADRGLRALGYYRAQIDARLERDNGCWRLLVDVEPGQRVIVREVNVRVTGEAEEDNAFRQIFVNRRIRENEPLIHSHYEDTKNLLVRTAADRGYFESRLREHRLEVDADAGEARIHLWLDSGPRYRFGSVTLEQDVLNDDLAYRFIPFTEGDYYDSRQLISLQQSLNASGYYASVRIDTDPDEEALRVPVHVTATPRARHGYMAGIGFSTDIGPRLRLGYENRRVNRRGHRYNTELEASPVRSGAGINYEIPLDDPNRERINLSSSFQQEETSTSESERYRVGVAYLRELRTGWIATTSLEYEREYFTIASQRDRTDLLMPGFELSRTRGNHPIYPTRGWTVSGKVRFAEEQALSSVSFIQVRGRAKAVMPFLGGRVLTRVEGGATEADEVIELPTSVRFFTGGDNTVRGYGYQRLGPRNDDGEVIGGRHMVASSIEYDYLFLPSWAVAVFVDAGNAYDTLNDFEALYGYGIGVRWRSPIGPIRIDVARPSDGRDPFRLHVSMGPDL; this is encoded by the coding sequence ATGCCCAGAATCAGAATACAGCCGGGTCGCATACTGGCGCTGCTGGCACTGTTATGGGCCGGACAGGCCATGGCCAACTCACCCACCGTCCGTGTCAGCGGCGGCGACGATGCCGTGCAGGACAATATCCGGGCCCATATCTCGGTGAGCAGCGAACCCTGCGACCTGCCCGCCTGGCGCGAGCGCGCCATGCTGCGCAATGCGCGGCAGAACGCCGACCGGGGGTTGCGTGCGCTGGGTTACTACCGCGCGCAGATCGATGCCCGCCTGGAACGCGACAATGGCTGCTGGCGACTGCTGGTGGATGTCGAACCCGGCCAGCGTGTGATCGTGCGCGAAGTGAATGTGCGAGTGACCGGCGAAGCAGAGGAAGACAACGCGTTCCGGCAGATTTTTGTCAATCGCCGCATCCGCGAGAACGAACCCCTGATCCACTCACACTACGAAGATACCAAGAACCTGCTGGTGCGCACCGCCGCCGACCGCGGCTACTTCGAAAGCCGGTTGCGTGAACATCGCCTGGAAGTCGACGCCGATGCCGGCGAGGCGCGCATCCACTTGTGGCTGGATTCCGGCCCCCGCTACCGCTTTGGCAGTGTCACCCTGGAACAGGACGTCCTCAACGATGACCTGGCCTATCGCTTCATCCCCTTTACCGAGGGCGATTACTACGACAGCCGTCAGTTGATCTCGCTGCAGCAGTCGCTCAATGCCAGCGGCTATTACGCTAGCGTACGCATTGACACCGACCCCGACGAAGAGGCCCTGCGGGTGCCCGTGCACGTCACGGCAACGCCCCGTGCCCGGCACGGCTATATGGCCGGCATCGGCTTCTCCACCGATATCGGCCCGCGTCTGCGTCTGGGTTACGAGAATCGGCGCGTGAACCGGCGCGGGCATCGTTACAACACCGAACTGGAAGCCTCGCCGGTGCGCTCCGGTGCCGGTATCAACTACGAGATTCCGCTGGATGACCCGAACCGCGAACGGATCAACCTGTCATCCAGCTTCCAGCAGGAAGAAACCAGCACCAGCGAGAGCGAACGATACCGCGTGGGTGTTGCGTATTTGCGCGAGCTGCGCACCGGCTGGATTGCCACCACGTCACTGGAATACGAACGTGAATACTTCACCATCGCCAGCCAGCGTGACCGCACCGACCTGCTGATGCCGGGCTTCGAACTGTCGCGCACGCGCGGTAACCATCCGATCTACCCGACCCGCGGCTGGACCGTCAGCGGCAAGGTCCGCTTCGCCGAAGAACAGGCACTGTCCAGCGTCAGCTTCATCCAGGTGCGCGGCCGCGCCAAAGCCGTCATGCCCTTTCTCGGTGGCCGCGTGCTGACACGCGTCGAGGGCGGTGCCACCGAAGCGGATGAAGTCATCGAGCTGCCCACCTCCGTGCGTTTCTTTACCGGCGGTGACAACACGGTGCGCGGCTACGGCTACCAGCGCCTGGGCCCACGCAATGACGACGGCGAAGTGATCGGTGGCCGGCATATGGTCGCCAGCAGTATCGAGTATGACTACCTGTTCCTGCCCAGCTGGGCCGTCGCCGTATTCGTGGATGCCGGCAACGCCTACGACACCCTGAACGACTTCGAAGCCCTGTACGGCTACGGGATCGGCGTGCGCTGGCGCTCGCCCATCGGCCCGATCCGTATCGACGTGGCGCGACCGTCTGACGGCCGCGATCCCTTCCGCCTGCATGTCAGCATGGGGCCGGATCTGTGA